A DNA window from Paenibacillus sp. HWE-109 contains the following coding sequences:
- a CDS encoding guanylate kinase has product MSSHDNGLVFVFTGTSGSGRKTIAHRIAQELGFSSVVSYTTRTPRPKEINGKDYNFTTRNAFIESDIAGEFFQTAEIDGNFYGIKKADIDESLRKNGMIYVIVNRYAANRFKYIYGERAVRLFIYVNKQTIMERLLAHNTSTDVIDHYMNHYIEEVSYRKDCEHVFENMDLQETINKVKATMLAHMPTTTS; this is encoded by the coding sequence ATGAGTAGTCATGACAATGGGTTGGTGTTTGTGTTTACCGGTACAAGCGGTTCGGGTCGCAAAACCATTGCCCACCGCATTGCCCAAGAACTTGGCTTCTCGTCCGTTGTTTCGTATACGACCCGCACACCAAGACCGAAGGAAATCAACGGCAAGGACTACAACTTCACTACGCGGAACGCTTTTATTGAAAGTGATATTGCTGGTGAGTTCTTTCAAACCGCCGAAATTGACGGAAATTTCTACGGTATTAAGAAAGCCGACATCGATGAATCCCTGCGCAAAAACGGAATGATTTATGTCATTGTTAATCGTTACGCCGCCAACCGCTTCAAGTACATTTATGGAGAACGTGCGGTGCGCTTATTCATCTATGTGAACAAACAAACCATCATGGAACGCCTGCTCGCCCACAATACCTCGACAGACGTCATCGATCACTATATGAATCATTACATAGAGGAAGTCTCCTATCGCAAAGACTGCGAGCATGTATTTGAAAACATGGATCTGCAAGAAACAATCAACAAAGTGAAAGCAACGATGCTCGCCCATATGCCTACGACAACAAGCTGA
- a CDS encoding SRPBCC family protein, producing MPLIKQELLIHAPIDVVFDLTRSIDIHEASTSQTKEKAIAGRTRGFIELGETVTWEAVHLGVKQQLTVQITEMEKPTYFVDEMVRGAFQRFRHSHHFYAEEQGTRIVDTFDYTSPYGVLGKLADWLFLERYMANFLSKRNQFIKGQAEDLAKVTR from the coding sequence ATGCCGTTAATTAAGCAAGAATTACTGATCCATGCGCCGATTGATGTGGTCTTTGATTTAACGCGGAGCATCGATATCCATGAGGCGTCGACCTCCCAAACGAAGGAGAAAGCGATAGCAGGCAGGACGCGTGGTTTCATTGAACTCGGCGAGACAGTCACCTGGGAAGCCGTTCATTTAGGCGTCAAACAGCAGTTGACGGTTCAAATAACGGAAATGGAGAAACCAACATATTTTGTCGATGAAATGGTGCGGGGAGCGTTCCAAAGGTTCCGGCATTCCCACCACTTTTATGCGGAGGAGCAAGGAACACGTATCGTCGATACGTTCGATTATACCTCACCTTATGGCGTATTGGGGAAGCTGGCTGATTGGTTGTTCCTGGAGCGATATATGGCTAATTTCCTGAGCAAGCGCAACCAGTTTATCAAGGGCCAAGCGGAGGATTTAGCGAAGGTAACTCGTTGA
- a CDS encoding MBL fold metallo-hydrolase: MNGKFQNPVPTMMDTSLKTSLSILRDFSKSSPNRRPASPPGMDVPSFEIDRETKVTWFGHSASLLTIDGKTLLLDPMFGRAPSPFPWFGKGRYSGGLPFEIAELPEIDAVLLSHDHYDHLDYGSIMKLKHKVKHFLVPLGVGGHLIRWGIKAESIAEYDWWDELTFEGLKLACTPATHFSGRSLTDRGATLWCSWVIQGQKSKVFFSGDSGYAPHFKEIGNKYGPFDLTLMECGQYDKRWSDIHMMPEETVQAHLDVKGKLLIPIHWGAFTLAVHDWNDSVSRAVRAAYESDVAIATPRIGQTIHIQAAEYPQAPWWR; this comes from the coding sequence ATCAACGGGAAGTTCCAAAATCCTGTGCCTACGATGATGGATACGAGCCTGAAGACATCATTAAGCATTTTGCGTGATTTTTCGAAAAGCAGTCCGAATCGGCGCCCTGCGAGTCCGCCTGGTATGGATGTGCCTTCTTTCGAGATAGATAGGGAAACGAAGGTCACATGGTTTGGGCACTCGGCGTCGCTTCTAACCATTGACGGGAAAACACTGCTCTTGGACCCGATGTTCGGGCGGGCTCCTTCGCCTTTCCCTTGGTTCGGCAAAGGCAGATATAGCGGCGGATTGCCTTTTGAAATTGCTGAATTACCGGAGATTGATGCTGTTCTGCTATCCCATGATCATTATGATCATTTGGATTATGGATCGATTATGAAATTAAAGCATAAGGTGAAACATTTTCTGGTACCACTGGGTGTTGGCGGCCATTTGATTCGTTGGGGCATCAAAGCTGAATCAATTGCCGAGTATGACTGGTGGGATGAGTTGACTTTCGAAGGTCTTAAGCTGGCTTGTACACCGGCAACCCACTTCTCGGGTAGAAGCTTAACTGACCGCGGCGCTACGTTGTGGTGTTCGTGGGTAATTCAAGGCCAGAAGTCGAAAGTATTCTTCAGTGGCGACAGTGGGTATGCACCACATTTTAAAGAGATAGGTAACAAATATGGTCCGTTCGATCTGACATTAATGGAATGCGGTCAATATGATAAACGCTGGTCGGATATTCATATGATGCCGGAAGAAACCGTTCAAGCGCATCTGGATGTAAAAGGGAAGCTGCTGATTCCGATACATTGGGGAGCCTTCACGCTGGCGGTTCACGATTGGAACGATTCGGTGTCTCGAGCCGTCAGAGCAGCGTATGAGAGCGATGTTGCGATTGCAACTCCCAGAATAGGTCAAACCATACACATACAAGCGGCAGAGTATCCGCAGGCGCCGTGGTGGAGATAA
- a CDS encoding YjcZ family sporulation protein — protein sequence MSCGTGGYNSSAAILVLFILLVIITSAFVW from the coding sequence ATGAGTTGTGGAACTGGCGGTTATAATTCTTCAGCAGCTATTTTGGTACTTTTCATCTTATTAGTTATCATCACTAGTGCATTTGTTTGGTAA
- a CDS encoding XRE family transcriptional regulator has protein sequence MKYELGRCLLNDRLHESGMTVQELAQTLQTKPEKLVDFIDNKRIMPLKSAIQIAATLRCEVTQLYELI, from the coding sequence ATGAAATATGAGCTCGGTCGGTGCTTGCTGAATGATCGGCTTCATGAGTCCGGCATGACCGTTCAGGAACTTGCGCAGACATTGCAAACAAAGCCAGAGAAGCTGGTTGATTTTATCGACAACAAAAGAATCATGCCGTTGAAATCGGCTATCCAAATTGCGGCAACCTTACGATGTGAGGTTACCCAGTTATATGAACTGATCTAA
- a CDS encoding YjcZ family sporulation protein — MSYVGGVGCGTGVGYSNSAAILVLFILLVIITSAFVW; from the coding sequence ATGTCATACGTAGGTGGCGTAGGTTGTGGAACTGGTGTAGGCTACAGTAATTCTGCAGCAATTTTGGTTCTTTTCATCTTGCTCGTTATCATCACTAGCGCATTTGTTTGGTAA
- a CDS encoding DUF402 domain-containing protein codes for MSNQITIKALKYGNHKHYEWTSTVLERTDTYIIVLSEYGRKLHHHTKQKVFTVNNWSIEFFSFDSWFTVSADIMDGLIHQFYCNINEPAKSSPHEVTFVDLDLDYVRRQGEWLVVDEDEFLVNAVKFAYPDSLIQQARNELEHLRQRIQDNKFPFDGTIERFISCIPEQ; via the coding sequence ATGAGTAATCAAATCACAATTAAAGCGCTCAAATACGGGAATCACAAGCACTATGAGTGGACCTCAACTGTCTTGGAAAGAACGGACACCTACATCATTGTTTTAAGTGAATACGGGAGAAAACTGCATCACCACACGAAGCAAAAGGTATTTACGGTTAATAATTGGAGCATTGAGTTTTTTTCATTTGACTCCTGGTTTACGGTGAGTGCCGATATTATGGATGGGCTTATCCATCAGTTCTATTGCAATATTAATGAGCCGGCAAAAAGCAGTCCACATGAGGTTACCTTTGTTGATTTGGATCTGGACTATGTTCGGCGGCAGGGGGAATGGCTGGTTGTGGACGAAGACGAATTCTTGGTGAATGCAGTGAAGTTTGCATATCCAGATTCGTTAATTCAGCAAGCAAGAAATGAACTGGAGCACCTAAGGCAGCGCATTCAAGACAATAAATTTCCTTTTGACGGGACGATCGAACGCTTCATTTCTTGCATTCCTGAGCAATAA
- a CDS encoding DinB family protein yields MKTIKCMMDHLYWADGRILDALEKSEKKNKDLLKLVRHVAVAERVWLSRLQGKGSTQYSLWEEAEDLVAIRTMFDDNAVQYRVYIEGLEESELDEMIDYANQSGVPFQTSIRDILLQVLLHGQYHRGQINRALRIESAEPAQVDYITFARL; encoded by the coding sequence ATGAAGACGATCAAATGCATGATGGACCACCTGTACTGGGCGGACGGACGCATCTTGGATGCGCTAGAGAAGAGCGAGAAGAAGAACAAGGACCTTCTGAAGCTGGTTCGGCACGTCGCGGTGGCGGAACGAGTCTGGCTGTCCCGATTGCAGGGCAAGGGCAGCACGCAATATTCGTTGTGGGAGGAAGCGGAAGACCTGGTGGCGATCCGGACGATGTTCGACGATAACGCCGTGCAATATCGCGTCTATATCGAAGGGCTCGAGGAATCCGAGTTGGACGAGATGATCGACTATGCGAACCAGAGCGGAGTTCCGTTCCAAACGTCCATCCGGGACATCCTGTTGCAGGTTCTCTTACATGGGCAATATCACCGTGGACAGATCAACCGGGCACTTCGGATCGAATCGGCAGAGCCTGCCCAAGTCGATTACATCACGTTCGCAAGGCTCTAA
- the spo0A gene encoding sporulation transcription factor Spo0A: protein MQKIQVLLADDNREFTHLLSEFIGEQEDMEIVGVAYNGNEVLRFLEQQRELPDVLILDIIMPHLDGLGVLEKMREMNLPSQPKIIMLTAFGQENITQKAVQLGASYYILKPFDMETLTNRIRQLVGNNQATATTSTSRANVVHMPKGKNLDANITSIIHEIGVPAHIKGYQYLREAITMVYNNIEILGAITKTLYPAIAEKYKTTPSRVERAIRHAIEVAWTRGNIDSISFIFGYTINISKSKPTNSEFIAMVADKLRIEHKVS, encoded by the coding sequence TTGCAAAAAATTCAAGTATTACTAGCTGATGATAATCGTGAGTTTACCCATTTGTTGTCTGAGTTCATTGGTGAACAAGAAGACATGGAAATTGTAGGTGTAGCGTACAACGGCAATGAAGTTCTCCGCTTTCTTGAACAACAACGAGAGCTGCCGGATGTGCTCATTTTAGATATTATCATGCCGCATTTGGATGGTCTGGGCGTACTTGAAAAGATGCGTGAAATGAATCTTCCGTCCCAACCGAAAATCATCATGCTTACTGCATTTGGCCAAGAAAACATTACTCAAAAAGCTGTGCAGCTTGGAGCTTCTTATTACATACTTAAGCCGTTTGATATGGAAACGTTAACTAACCGGATTCGGCAGCTTGTAGGCAACAATCAAGCAACAGCTACAACATCAACTTCACGAGCCAATGTTGTACATATGCCAAAAGGCAAAAACTTGGATGCCAACATCACGAGCATCATACATGAAATTGGCGTTCCTGCACATATTAAAGGATATCAATATCTGCGCGAAGCGATTACGATGGTCTACAACAATATCGAAATCCTCGGTGCGATTACGAAAACCTTGTACCCGGCAATTGCCGAGAAGTACAAAACAACGCCTAGCCGCGTAGAGCGCGCGATCCGTCACGCGATTGAAGTCGCTTGGACGCGCGGCAACATCGACAGCATCTCCTTTATTTTCGGCTACACAATTAATATCTCGAAATCGAAACCGACGAACTCGGAATTCATCGCGATGGTGGCTGATAAGCTTCGTATTGAGCATAAGGTCTCTTGA
- the spoIVB gene encoding SpoIVB peptidase, which translates to MQSSKRKRLFGLLLVFFVCMVSLSPPFQSFASFPQELRLFSGQGKQLQLTMPVSAQVTVKDTDIVKVNGNAQHSFQVNLNEPISLQSDHSGQTEMKLKLFGAIPIKTVKVNVVPDLKVIPGGQTIGVKIKSAGILVVGHHLVTVAQDQKVSPGEEAKIQVGDLITKINGKDSRDVSKIADLVAKSGESKSPLDLKILRNNEEISVKLQPVYDIVDKSYRLGLYIRDSAAGVGTLTFYAPDQGVYGALGHVITDMDTQTPIIVGDGDIVYSNVTSISKSHNGDPGEKHATLYKDSKVIGNIERNTAFGIFGKMYAAPDHSLDKEAIQVAFAEEVKEGPAQIYTVVEGQKVEKFDIQVVHVSKQDFPGTKGMVIKITDPRLLDKTGGIVQGMSGSPIIQNGKLIGAVTHVFVNDPTSGYGCFIEWMLQDSGIILRPSSASPDKESKAS; encoded by the coding sequence TTGCAATCCAGCAAAAGAAAAAGATTGTTCGGACTCCTGCTCGTCTTCTTCGTTTGTATGGTAAGTTTGTCTCCGCCTTTTCAAAGCTTTGCCTCCTTTCCTCAAGAACTTCGCTTATTCAGTGGCCAAGGGAAGCAGTTACAATTAACGATGCCGGTGAGCGCCCAAGTGACGGTCAAAGATACCGACATTGTAAAAGTAAATGGCAATGCCCAGCACTCATTTCAAGTTAATCTGAACGAACCCATCTCTTTGCAATCCGACCATTCTGGGCAGACCGAAATGAAGCTCAAATTGTTCGGAGCCATCCCCATCAAGACGGTTAAAGTGAACGTTGTGCCAGATTTGAAAGTGATTCCTGGCGGCCAAACCATCGGCGTAAAAATTAAGTCTGCCGGTATTTTGGTTGTAGGCCATCACTTGGTAACCGTTGCCCAAGACCAAAAAGTTTCGCCAGGGGAAGAAGCCAAGATTCAAGTTGGCGATCTCATTACGAAGATTAACGGCAAGGATTCCAGGGATGTAAGCAAGATTGCCGATCTGGTTGCCAAATCGGGAGAGAGCAAATCGCCGCTTGATCTGAAAATTCTTCGCAACAATGAAGAAATTTCTGTGAAGCTGCAGCCTGTTTACGACATTGTGGACAAGTCTTATCGCTTAGGATTGTATATTCGAGATTCCGCAGCTGGTGTTGGTACCTTAACCTTCTATGCACCTGATCAAGGCGTCTACGGCGCTCTGGGGCACGTTATTACCGACATGGACACCCAAACACCTATTATTGTAGGTGATGGCGACATCGTATACTCGAACGTTACATCCATCTCCAAGAGCCACAATGGAGATCCGGGAGAGAAACATGCTACGCTGTATAAAGACAGTAAAGTAATCGGCAATATTGAGAGAAATACCGCCTTCGGTATTTTTGGCAAAATGTATGCAGCACCTGACCACAGCTTGGATAAAGAAGCCATTCAAGTTGCTTTTGCCGAAGAAGTGAAGGAAGGTCCAGCACAGATCTACACCGTTGTAGAAGGTCAAAAGGTTGAGAAGTTTGACATTCAAGTTGTTCATGTGTCCAAACAAGATTTTCCGGGAACGAAGGGTATGGTTATCAAAATTACAGATCCTCGCTTGCTGGATAAAACAGGCGGTATCGTACAAGGCATGAGCGGCAGTCCGATTATTCAAAATGGCAAACTAATCGGTGCTGTGACCCATGTATTCGTAAACGATCCAACAAGCGGCTACGGCTGTTTCATTGAATGGATGCTGCAGGACTCAGGAATTATCCTCAGACCTTCATCAGCTAGTCCCGATAAAGAATCAAAGGCGAGTTAG
- the recN gene encoding DNA repair protein RecN, which yields MLTELSIRNLAVIEHVHIRFKAGFHVLTGETGAGKSIIIDALTLIVGGRGSSDLVRYGADKAEIEAMFELPPSHPVWHTLTEIGIQADSSEHLLIRREITATGKSSSRINGQLVNLTMLRKTGEWLVNIHGQHEHQSLLNVEEHLHSLDLFGDSEIQAAKKIYQAAYDEYMKLQKDLRDIQETSKQALQMLDLYRFQIDEISAAKLKIGEDETLAEEKRKLANAEKLYQSSSEAYDFLYATNRGLDAAGKAVSRIQDIVQLDPANLAPLLEQAQSAYYQLEDAAYQLRDYRDGIEFNSSRLDFIEQRLDTITSLRRKYGENIKEILTYLEKIKTEVDTIENKDEHIRKIEEKLIVLEKQLSVAALDLSNLRKGIAQQLGVQIEHELRDLQMERTQFRVQVEQAVDERGGIEVEGKKVRYSRHGIDQIEFLMAPNPGEPLRGLSKIASGGELSRIMLAMKTIFARIDQIPVLVFDEVDTGVSGRAAQAIAEKMSVLSTTCQVFSITHLPQVASFADVHFYIRKEVDQERTFTRVQDMPDAGRIEELARMLGGVEVTETTLHHAGEMLAMARNKKSRV from the coding sequence ATGCTTACAGAACTTTCGATACGTAATTTGGCCGTAATTGAACATGTACATATTCGTTTCAAAGCAGGTTTTCATGTCCTGACAGGGGAAACCGGAGCCGGTAAGTCCATCATCATTGATGCGCTTACACTTATTGTAGGGGGCAGAGGGTCGTCAGACCTGGTCCGGTATGGCGCTGACAAAGCGGAGATTGAAGCGATGTTTGAATTGCCGCCATCACATCCGGTTTGGCATACGCTTACAGAAATCGGCATCCAGGCGGATTCCAGCGAACATTTGCTTATACGGCGTGAGATTACGGCTACTGGTAAAAGTTCAAGCCGGATTAACGGCCAACTTGTTAATTTGACGATGCTGCGCAAAACGGGTGAATGGCTGGTTAATATTCATGGGCAGCATGAACATCAATCTTTATTAAATGTCGAAGAGCATTTGCACTCTCTTGATTTATTCGGAGATTCGGAGATTCAGGCGGCCAAAAAAATCTATCAAGCAGCTTATGACGAATATATGAAACTTCAAAAGGATCTGCGCGATATTCAAGAAACGAGCAAACAAGCACTGCAAATGCTAGATCTTTATCGTTTCCAGATCGATGAGATTTCAGCAGCGAAGTTGAAAATTGGTGAGGATGAAACACTCGCGGAAGAGAAACGCAAGCTCGCCAATGCGGAGAAATTGTATCAGAGCAGTTCGGAGGCGTATGACTTTCTCTACGCGACCAATCGCGGATTAGATGCTGCCGGCAAAGCCGTTTCTCGTATTCAAGATATTGTTCAGCTTGATCCTGCGAATTTGGCTCCACTCTTAGAGCAAGCACAATCCGCCTACTATCAACTGGAAGACGCGGCTTATCAACTGCGAGATTACCGCGATGGCATTGAATTCAATTCTTCCCGATTGGATTTTATTGAACAAAGATTGGATACAATCACGTCTCTTCGCCGAAAATATGGAGAGAATATTAAAGAGATCCTCACCTATTTGGAAAAAATCAAAACCGAAGTCGACACCATTGAAAATAAAGACGAGCATATCCGAAAAATAGAAGAAAAACTGATCGTCTTGGAAAAACAGCTTAGCGTGGCTGCGTTGGATCTGTCCAATCTGCGCAAAGGGATCGCTCAACAGTTGGGTGTTCAGATCGAACATGAGCTGCGTGATCTGCAAATGGAGCGGACCCAATTCCGTGTCCAGGTTGAGCAGGCGGTCGATGAACGAGGCGGTATCGAAGTTGAGGGCAAGAAAGTTCGCTATTCGCGTCACGGTATTGATCAAATTGAATTCCTGATGGCTCCGAACCCAGGTGAGCCCTTGCGTGGCTTGAGCAAGATTGCTTCTGGCGGGGAGCTTTCACGGATCATGCTCGCGATGAAGACTATTTTTGCAAGGATTGATCAAATTCCTGTTCTTGTTTTTGATGAAGTGGATACTGGCGTCAGCGGTCGCGCGGCGCAAGCTATCGCTGAGAAAATGTCAGTGCTGTCGACAACGTGCCAAGTATTCTCAATTACTCATTTGCCTCAAGTTGCCAGCTTCGCCGATGTTCATTTCTATATTCGTAAAGAAGTGGATCAAGAGAGAACGTTCACGCGTGTTCAAGACATGCCGGATGCGGGGCGCATTGAGGAATTAGCCCGCATGCTTGGGGGCGTGGAAGTGACGGAAACGACGCTGCATCACGCAGGGGAAATGCTTGCCATGGCAAGAAATAAGAAATCAAGGGTATAA
- the ahrC gene encoding transcriptional regulator AhrC/ArgR, giving the protein MKGQRHVKIREIITNNEIETQDELVESLRAAGFHVTQATVSRDIKELHLIKIPLDDGRYKYSMPADQRFNPMQRLRRALSDHFVSIDSTDNLVVMKCLPGTANTICALIDNLEWNGVMGTICGDDTILVICRGKENSGTFVNEVMSLLS; this is encoded by the coding sequence ATGAAAGGTCAAAGGCATGTAAAAATCAGAGAAATCATAACGAACAATGAGATCGAAACACAGGATGAATTGGTGGAATCTCTGCGAGCTGCCGGTTTCCATGTCACGCAAGCAACCGTATCCCGCGATATCAAAGAGCTGCACTTGATCAAGATTCCTTTGGATGATGGGCGTTATAAATACTCCATGCCTGCAGATCAACGCTTCAATCCGATGCAAAGGCTGCGAAGAGCGTTAAGCGATCATTTTGTCAGCATTGATTCTACCGACAATCTGGTTGTAATGAAATGTTTGCCGGGGACTGCGAATACGATCTGTGCACTTATTGATAATTTGGAGTGGAATGGTGTCATGGGAACGATCTGTGGCGATGATACCATTCTCGTTATTTGCCGCGGCAAGGAGAACAGTGGTACGTTTGTTAATGAAGTAATGTCCTTACTATCTTAA
- a CDS encoding TlyA family RNA methyltransferase, which produces MSASDKERVDILLLEQGYFESREKAKAAIMAGLVFADEEPADKAGMKISRKAVLRVKGALHPYVSRGGLKLEKALKQFSIDLNGAVMLDIGASTGGFTDCALQNGASSVYAVDVGYNQLDWSLRNDERVHVMERTNFRYTKVEDLNGPRPTFASIDVSFISLRIILPPLKEILLDQGHVVALIKPQFEAGREKVGKSGVVRDPAVHAEVLHTVLTFAEELGFRLKGLTYSPITGGEGNIEFLAYWSSDSQGEASYVDAASLKGFIAEMVKEAQKLHGK; this is translated from the coding sequence ATGTCAGCATCAGATAAAGAACGGGTAGATATATTGCTTCTTGAACAAGGCTATTTCGAAAGCAGAGAAAAAGCAAAGGCCGCCATTATGGCAGGCCTTGTTTTTGCTGATGAAGAACCTGCAGACAAAGCCGGCATGAAGATTAGTCGGAAAGCTGTATTGAGAGTGAAGGGTGCGCTGCATCCTTACGTCAGTAGAGGCGGACTTAAGTTGGAGAAAGCGCTCAAACAATTCAGCATTGATTTGAACGGGGCCGTTATGTTGGATATTGGAGCTTCAACAGGAGGCTTCACCGACTGCGCGCTGCAAAATGGGGCGTCATCCGTGTATGCGGTTGATGTCGGTTATAACCAATTGGACTGGTCGCTGCGCAATGATGAGCGGGTCCACGTGATGGAGAGAACGAATTTCCGTTATACGAAAGTCGAAGATCTGAACGGGCCGCGACCAACGTTTGCAAGTATTGACGTTTCCTTCATTTCATTGCGCATCATTCTGCCGCCGCTCAAGGAGATCTTATTGGATCAAGGGCATGTTGTTGCTTTAATCAAACCTCAATTCGAAGCTGGCCGAGAAAAAGTCGGCAAGTCCGGAGTCGTCCGCGATCCGGCTGTTCATGCGGAAGTTCTTCATACAGTGCTTACGTTTGCAGAAGAGCTTGGATTTCGATTAAAAGGGTTGACGTATTCTCCCATTACTGGCGGCGAAGGGAACATTGAATTCCTGGCTTATTGGTCAAGTGATTCCCAAGGTGAAGCTTCTTATGTTGACGCCGCGTCTTTGAAAGGGTTTATTGCCGAGATGGTCAAAGAAGCCCAGAAATTGCATGGCAAATAA
- the dxs gene encoding 1-deoxy-D-xylulose-5-phosphate synthase has product MLLEQINRPEDLKRLSLTELETLAGEIRQFLIEKLSVTGGHLAPNLGVVELTIALHTMFHSPYDKLIFDVGHQAYVHKILTGRKDKFDTLRKYKGLCGFVKRSESEHDVWEAGHSSTSLSAAMGMAMARDLKGEHNKVVAIIGDGAITGGMALEAMNHIGHEKKNIMVILNDNEMSIAPNVGAIHNYLSKIRSDRHYLKAKEEVEHLLKKIPAIGGTLAKTAEKLKDSLKYFVLNGVWFEELGFTYIGPIDGHNLHVLFETLKQAEKVNGPVLVHVVTTKGKGYTPAEKDSHTWHGLGPYKIESGQVLKSVGPPMYTEIFGNTLIEQAEKDSRIVAVTPAMPGGSGLLKFAKHFPDRMIDVGIAEQHAATLCAGLASEGLKPVFAVYSTFLQRAYDQVVHDICRPKLNVTFAIDRAGFVGPDGETHQGVYDISFLRTLPNMVLMMPKDEKELRDMMQTALEYDEGPIAYRYPRINGIGVSIDEEPTAIPIGKWETLREGDYAAVLAVGPMVQVALDAAEQLSKEGIHLRVVNSRFIKPLDEAYLLQLASDSIPVITMEEGTIQGGFGSAVLEFYAGHNVVGMHVNVMGIPDYFVEHGSVKEQREEVGLTTTNLIAEVKKLVPRKRQRA; this is encoded by the coding sequence GTGCTGCTCGAACAAATCAATCGGCCTGAGGACTTGAAACGGTTATCCTTGACGGAGCTTGAGACATTGGCAGGTGAAATCCGTCAATTTCTGATTGAAAAGCTGTCCGTTACAGGCGGACACCTTGCCCCGAACTTAGGAGTGGTTGAGCTCACTATTGCTTTACATACCATGTTCCACAGCCCGTATGATAAATTGATTTTCGACGTGGGCCATCAAGCTTACGTTCACAAAATTTTAACCGGTCGCAAAGATAAATTTGATACGCTGCGTAAATATAAGGGCCTTTGTGGCTTTGTCAAACGTTCCGAAAGCGAGCATGACGTCTGGGAGGCTGGACATAGCTCAACTTCTCTATCCGCCGCTATGGGGATGGCGATGGCTCGCGATCTAAAAGGTGAACACAACAAGGTTGTTGCCATTATTGGTGATGGCGCAATAACCGGTGGTATGGCGCTGGAAGCGATGAATCATATTGGTCACGAAAAGAAAAATATTATGGTCATTCTGAATGACAACGAAATGTCCATTGCGCCTAACGTAGGTGCTATTCATAATTATTTGAGCAAAATTCGTTCGGATCGTCATTATTTGAAAGCCAAGGAAGAAGTCGAACATTTACTGAAGAAAATTCCTGCCATCGGCGGCACGCTGGCCAAAACAGCGGAAAAGCTGAAGGACAGTCTGAAATATTTTGTTCTCAATGGCGTTTGGTTCGAAGAGCTTGGTTTCACCTATATTGGTCCTATCGATGGACATAATTTGCATGTACTGTTCGAAACACTCAAGCAAGCAGAAAAAGTAAACGGTCCTGTGCTGGTGCACGTCGTTACAACCAAAGGAAAAGGTTATACACCTGCTGAAAAGGATTCGCATACATGGCATGGTCTGGGACCTTACAAGATCGAATCAGGCCAAGTGCTTAAATCCGTAGGTCCCCCTATGTATACAGAAATTTTTGGCAATACATTAATCGAACAGGCTGAGAAGGATTCACGCATTGTTGCTGTGACACCTGCCATGCCTGGTGGTTCCGGACTGCTGAAATTTGCAAAGCATTTCCCTGATCGGATGATTGATGTAGGGATTGCGGAGCAGCATGCGGCTACGTTGTGCGCGGGTCTGGCTAGTGAAGGGTTGAAGCCTGTTTTTGCCGTGTATTCAACATTCCTTCAAAGAGCATATGACCAAGTCGTGCATGATATTTGCCGGCCTAAGCTGAATGTTACATTCGCGATTGACCGTGCCGGTTTCGTTGGACCTGATGGGGAAACGCATCAAGGGGTATACGATATTTCGTTTTTGCGGACATTGCCGAATATGGTTTTGATGATGCCTAAAGATGAGAAGGAACTTCGTGACATGATGCAAACGGCGCTTGAATACGATGAAGGCCCGATTGCCTATCGTTACCCGCGTATCAATGGGATCGGAGTTAGTATAGACGAAGAGCCGACGGCGATTCCGATTGGGAAGTGGGAAACACTTCGTGAAGGCGACTATGCCGCAGTGTTGGCTGTCGGTCCAATGGTTCAAGTCGCTTTGGATGCTGCGGAGCAGTTGTCCAAAGAAGGCATTCATCTGCGTGTTGTGAATTCACGATTCATCAAACCGCTCGATGAAGCTTACTTGCTGCAGCTTGCCAGCGACTCCATTCCAGTCATTACAATGGAAGAGGGGACAATCCAAGGTGGTTTCGGAAGTGCGGTTTTGGAATTTTATGCAGGTCACAATGTCGTTGGCATGCATGTGAACGTGATGGGAATTCCGGATTACTTTGTGGAGCATGGGTCCGTGAAGGAACAGCGTGAAGAAGTCGGTCTTACAACGACTAATTTGATTGCAGAAGTTAAGAAGCTAGTACCACGTAAACGACAACGGGCCTAG